The sequence GCACTCCGGCCTCGGCGAACAGGCGCCGGGTGGTTCCCTTGTCCCGGCAGGCGAGCATCGCCTCGACGGAGTTGCCGCGCAGCCCGAGCCGTTGGGTGAGGGTGGCGGCGGGGACGAGAGCGTATTCGTCCCACGTCAGCACACCACCGATCTCATGACGTGCGGCAATGGCCAGACCGGCGGCGACCACGGCGTCGGCATCACGCGGGTCGGCGACCTCGTGGTCGACGACGAGGTCGCCGACCAGCCCGGCAGGAGGCGCGGCGTCGATGACGACGAGTTCATGCTCGGCGGCGGCCGACTCCCAGCAGTAGCCACGGTATGTCTCATCCGTCCCGCCCACGATCACGAGGACGGGCAGAGCGGAGGAAGAGAAGGGCATGGTGATACTCCAAGTTCCTTTTGCGGGTGGGTATTTCAGAGCGCGGTGGTAGGGGCGTCGCTCGTGCGTAGCCGCCACAGCGCGCCCCCGAGCACGAGGCCCTGGACGAGAGAGCAGACGGCCACCACGGTCCCCAGGTGAGAGGACGGGACCGCTCCGACGACGAGGCCGGCCACGGGGAGGGGCACGAGGACGCAGATGATCGACGCGGAGAGGGTCGACGCGAAACCCGAGGCCGGGATGAGCCGAGCGCGAAGGGTCCGGAGCACCACGGTCAGGCCGCCCTCGGCGGCCATCATCACCGCCACCGCCCCCGCGTAGGACGCGAAGTCCGGGGCCACGGCGACGGCGAAGCAGCCGGTGGTGCAGAGCCCGGCCGAGGCAGCTCCCACAGGCCATATCCCCCAGCGGGTGATGAGCCGCTGAGCAGCCCAGACGACGCCGAGCGAGCCGAGTGCCGCCAGCGTCCACACGAGACCGAGGTGCGCGGCCGACCCGTCGAAGCGCTCGACGACCACGATCGGCGCGCCGGCCTGCACGAGCCCGGTCGCGGCATTCGAGGCCGCCAGGCCGCCGACGAGCCACAGCAAAGCGGGTATCGAGCACAAGGTCCGCCAGCCGTTTCGCAGCCCGCCTCCAGCGCGATGAGGCGCGGTCAATGCTTCCGTCTGCTTCGGCGTGAGGCAGCTCGTCGCGAGTGCAAGAGCGGTGACGCTCAGGAGGAGAGGCACCGGTCCCGCGAGGAGGAGCAGCCCACCGAGAGCCGGCCCCGCCAGACCTGCCCCCATGTCGATCCCGGTGAGACCCGCCTGCACCCGGTGCGGGACGGACGCGTGGCGCGCCGCCTCCGCGCCGAGCGCTTCCGAGGCCACGTACCCGATCTCCGCGAGCAATCCGCTGAGCGCGCCGAGGACGAGCACCGTCGCCGTACGGCCTCGGTCTTCGTGCACACCGAGGAGGACGGCCGCAGCGCCGCACAAGCAACCGGCCCGCACCAAATTCCCCCAGCGAAGAATCCGCGCGGGGCCGTACCGGTCCGCGAGGCCGCCCGCAATTCCGAAGGCCCCGATCCGGGGCGTCCACTCCACGGCGAAGACGAGCCCGGTGAGCGCGGGCGAGCCCGTCGTGAGCAGGACCAGCAGCGGGATCGCGTACGTGATGAGCGCACTCGCCAGGGCGTCCGACCCCCGCACCGCGTACAGCCTCGGACGGGAAAGGGAGGTGAGAGCGACGGTCACCGCACACATCCGCCTCGTCCAGCCGCAGGAGGCGGGATCGGGGGAAGAGCGGGTTCGCCTGCACCACGTCCGCTGTTCTGCACCTGCGAAGCACGGACTGCCACGTCCCGGGCCGGGTCGAGGGAGGCGGTTTCGGCAGGCACGCTCTTGAGGTCCTCCGCGATGGACCAGAGGAGATCGGCCGCACCCTCAAGGCGATCCGGCAACTCGTACGCCTCGGGGGCAAGATCCTTCACCTGCTCGGCCGCCGCCTGCACCGCCTCCTGCACGCGCACCAGCGCACCGTGTTCGGGGTCGAGGAGCTGGCGGAGGTGATCGCCGAGGGCGACGGCGCCTTCGGCGCCCCGTACGGCATCCGACAGATCCCGGATGCGGTCCCCGAGCGGGTGGAGACGCTCGCCGAGGCCGGGAGAGAAGCGGACCTCGTAGCGGGCCGTAGTAAGCATGTCCACGGCGTGGGCGGTGGTCGAGTCCCGGAGGGACGGCTCCATCTGTGCCGCCAGCCGGTGCCGAAGGCCGTGCCAGTCCGAGTGGCGCTTGAACCCCGCGCGCTCCAGCAGTTGATGGGCCAGGGTGTCGCCGCCGAGGGCGACGACAGCTCCGGTCGGCTGCTGAGTGATCGTGATCGACAACATGAACTCCCGCCGCGCGGCACTGTGAAGGCCCTGTGCCTGAGACCGCGTTGGGGGAGAGGATCCGGAGAAAGCGCGGTTTGGCCATGCCGAAGAAACCTGGTAGAAGCCCCGAGGACTCGCATTAGGGAAAATGCTTCCCTTCTCCTCGAAAGCGGCAACTCTTTCCAGTCAACTTTGCCGTCACTTGGCGTACGTATCCGTCCCCACCCTCGTGAAGCACCTTGCTCCATCTGGGCCTCCCTTGATCGCGAAGTGAAGGTGTTGCTGACCTGAAATTTGCTATGCAAGCCCTTCCATCTATCGGGACGTGTCGTCGAGGTGATGGCATAGGAGGCGTCAGCAGGCAACGACAGAAGGGCATTCGTGACTAATAGCCGAAGAACGAATTCCGAAGGCGTGTGGCGGCTATTCCTGCTTTTCGTGGCAGGGCTTCTGGTGGTCGCTACTGCCACCGACGCCAGCGCCGGTTCTCAGTCGGCTTCCGTGCGAGGGCACGGAAACAGGCAAAGCGTACGGCCGTCGCAGGAGAATACTCCGGGCTCCAATGAGGTGGCGTCTAAGCCAGGGCCGAAAAGTCTCCGGGCCCGCGAAAACTGCAGCTCACCCGATCCCGCTGGACGTGGGACGTGCTGGAGTATATCTAGCGAGGGTAGCTCCGGCATGCTCGCTCGTCATCCGTCGAATGCGGCGGCAATCGCATATCCTGAATGGTGTGCAGACGCCATAGGGGGAGTTCGGGGTGTGCGGACGAAGGTCTGCGAAAGCACCCCTAACGCGCGGTTTCAGACCTATAAGACCGTAGACGGCGTACGGACAGTGACAGGCGAGGCGAACATCGTCGTCATCAGCTATTCGTACGGTGACACCGGCCTGTCCACGATCGGCCACGCTCTGACTCTCTCTGCAACATCTAGTTGGGGCGACACAACCGGCGCGACATACACGGCCGTGGCGGAGAGCGTTGACAGCAAGTGCCCCTTGGACGCTCCTAGCAGCTTCACCGGAGCCGTCTCCCCTCTCAACACATGGGGCGAAGGGGAGGCATTCTTCGCTAGCACCGCCACTACGTCGGGAGATGTTGAGTATTGCCCCACCAGCTGGGGCGTAACGTTCACGGCGCCCGGTTATGCGGAGAGCACAACGGGGCATTTCAGCTTCGATGAATTCCGGTGTGACAACGCAACTGAGGGGCGAACGGCCGCTGGCTGCGTCGTCCCGTGGTACGCGTCCACGCTCTACTATCCGAGTGCCACTTACCCCGAGCTGGCCTCCCATGTGGCTCGTGCTCAAGCGTCGGGTCTCCCTGGAGCGACTTTCGACGCCCCCCTGACTCGCCTCTATAATGGGACATCGTCGGAGCTAAATCGGCAGATGGCATGCGGGGATGCCCCGAGTGTTACCGGTAAGTCCTGCGACGAGTACCCGATCGCCCTCTCGGAGCAAGGTCTGGCCTTTGGTGGGACGCGTCGAACATTCTCCGGCTGCTCCATGGCCGGCGTGCCGTCCGGAACCGGCCCTTCCGGCGTGAGTGCGTGCATGATCAAGGCGCAAGAGAATAATGCGCAGGGCGGCCTCAATACGCAGTTCTTCCGCCGCGAAAGAGTGCTGCTCCACGATCCGTTCCGCGTGGATCCATCGTGACAAGTTAGTTCCGCGCGATTCGCCATCACGTGGCCGGGGAAAATGGGGAACCATCTTCCCCGGCCACGTGATTCATCCGCCGACGTGTGCAAAGTTAAGGATCACATGACACGCCTATTGATCACCGATGGAATCTTTGGAGTTCTCGACGACGGCGAGATCCCCATTCAGTCGATAGCCTGGGGGAATGGGCTTGCCTCCGCCATGCAGAGCGGGGCAATCATTACAACAGGACTGCATTATGGGCACGTTAACGTAGAATGTGAATCACTCGCGGCAAAGCCTGCCTTGGGCTGTGACGGAGCGTGGGAGGAAATCGTAGAAATCAGCATCACCGCTCCAAAAGCTCGGCTTTTTGTCGAATCTATGGAAAATGGGCCGCACTCGGATCTTCCGATGCTGAGTAACGAAAAAGATCGCTCCTATCGCCTTCGCGTGTCAGCAAAAGGAAGATCCGCGCCGGATGTCGAAGTTCGAGCAGAAGAGTTCTACAAGCTGCAGTGCTGGCCACAGCCTCCGTCTGCCCAGTGCGTTCTCCTGAGTAGTGACGCCATCGACCGATCTATTCGGGAGGACCCTCTCTGAGTGAAAGGAATCCGCGGTCGGCGGCCATCGATGCTCTTTATGGTTGGTGGTTCGAGGTCCGAATTCAAATTGCGTACGTTGCTGCTTCCAGCAGCTCCGGAAGGTCGGAGGGGTCGGTCTTGCGCTGGTCGAGCCACCAGCCCGCGTAGTCCACGCTTCGTGCGGCTTCCTCGACGGTCTCCCACTCGGCCTCCGTCGTGTCTCCCTCCATCACGAGGGCGGTGTACGCGTCGGAGAGGAGCTGGTGGCGGCAACGGGTAGCCCACGGGACCATTCGTTCCGTGCCATGGAGAACGGCATCTGGTGAAGTTTCGCCCACTCCTCGATGGCCTTCTCTTCGGCCGCGCGTTCCTTTGAACGTTCGGCGGCGCGCGCGGTTTTCCAGCAGGT comes from Streptomyces sp. Tu6071 and encodes:
- a CDS encoding MFS transporter produces the protein MCAVTVALTSLSRPRLYAVRGSDALASALITYAIPLLVLLTTGSPALTGLVFAVEWTPRIGAFGIAGGLADRYGPARILRWGNLVRAGCLCGAAAVLLGVHEDRGRTATVLVLGALSGLLAEIGYVASEALGAEAARHASVPHRVQAGLTGIDMGAGLAGPALGGLLLLAGPVPLLLSVTALALATSCLTPKQTEALTAPHRAGGGLRNGWRTLCSIPALLWLVGGLAASNAATGLVQAGAPIVVVERFDGSAAHLGLVWTLAALGSLGVVWAAQRLITRWGIWPVGAASAGLCTTGCFAVAVAPDFASYAGAVAVMMAAEGGLTVVLRTLRARLIPASGFASTLSASIICVLVPLPVAGLVVGAVPSSHLGTVVAVCSLVQGLVLGGALWRLRTSDAPTTAL